From a region of the Enterobacter cancerogenus genome:
- the entF gene encoding enterobactin non-ribosomal peptide synthetase EntF has protein sequence MNRLPLVAAQPGIWMAEQLSSLPNAWSVAHYTELKGDIDAPLLAKAIVEGMMQADTLRTHFTEDNGEVWQWVDESMILAAPSVVRVGSHDEAVALMEADLQQNLRVDGGQPLAFHQLIQAGEGHWYWYQRYHHLVVDGFSFPAITRQIAAIYRAWKNGEATPASPFTPFAEVVEEYQRYRDSDAYQRDGAFWAEQRRQLPSPVSLSAAPLPGRAATTDILRLKMVADRHAFSQLAQAAGQVQRTDLALALVALWLGRLTGRLDYAAGFIFMRRMGSAALTATGPVLNVLPLAVNIDPQARLPELALRLANQLKKMRRHQRYDAEQIVRDAGRAAGDEALFGPVLNVKVFDYQLNIDGVEATTHTLATGPVNDLELALFPDEQGGLSIEILANKQRYDEATLKRHVARLNAMLAQFAANPDLRCGEVETVSEPEYAQLARINDTGHHVPATTLAALVAEQASNTPDAPALADAHIELSYRQMREQVVALAKLLRERGVKPGDSVAVALPRSVFLTLALHGIVEAGAAWLPLDTGYPDDRLRMMLEDAKPLLLITTDEQLARFSDLPIASFSYNTLLPGTDVEPLRLATPEQTAYIIFTSGSTGRPKGVMVGHTAIVNRLMWMQDHYPLTARDVVAQKTPCSFDVSVWEFWWPFIAGAKLVMAEPDAHRDPQAMQRFFARYGVTTTHFVPSMLAAFVASLTPETAGCCKTLDKVFCSGEALPAGLCREWEQLTHAPLHNLYGPTEAAVDVSWYPAFGPELAAVEGNSVPIGFPVWNTGLRILDAMMRPVPFGVAGDLYLTGIQLAQGYLGRPDLTASRFIADPFAPGERMYRTGDVARWLENGAVEYLGRSDDQLKIRGQRIELGEIDRAMLSLPDVAQAVAHACVINQAAATGGDARQLVGYVVSESGLPLDRDALLAALKAQLPPHMVPVVLLQISALPLSANGKLDRKALPLPDLTRTASGRAPETATEIAVAEAFSALLGCEVNDIEADFFALGGHSLLAMRLAAQLSRTCERKVTPGQIMVASTVGKLSELLGSQMSDEQAQRLGYETLLPLRESDGPTLFCFHPASGFAWQFSVLARYLSPRWSIIGIQSPRPNGPMQQCADLDGVIEHHLKTLRKQQPQGPYYLFGYSLGGTLAQGIAARLCEQGEAVAFLGLLDTWPPETQNWAEKEANGLDPDVLAEIERERQAFIAAQQGQGSSELFNAIEGNYADAVRLLTTAHSSRFDGKATLFVAERTRTMDPQVAWAPWVGELEVYSQDCAHVDIISPQAFEGIGPVLKGILG, from the coding sequence ATGAACCGTCTTCCTCTCGTCGCTGCCCAGCCCGGCATCTGGATGGCAGAGCAGCTCTCCTCCCTGCCAAACGCCTGGAGCGTGGCACACTACACCGAGCTTAAGGGCGACATCGACGCGCCGCTGCTGGCAAAAGCCATTGTCGAGGGCATGATGCAGGCCGATACCCTGCGCACGCATTTCACCGAAGATAACGGCGAAGTGTGGCAGTGGGTCGATGAATCGATGATTTTAGCTGCACCGTCCGTAGTGCGCGTCGGTTCGCATGACGAAGCCGTGGCGCTGATGGAGGCCGACCTTCAGCAAAACCTGCGCGTGGACGGCGGCCAGCCGCTGGCGTTTCATCAGCTGATTCAGGCAGGCGAGGGGCATTGGTACTGGTATCAGCGCTATCACCACTTAGTGGTGGATGGCTTCAGTTTCCCGGCCATTACCCGCCAGATCGCCGCGATTTATCGTGCCTGGAAAAACGGTGAAGCTACCCCAGCCTCGCCGTTCACGCCGTTTGCCGAGGTGGTGGAAGAGTATCAGCGCTATCGCGACAGCGACGCATATCAGCGCGACGGTGCCTTCTGGGCCGAACAGCGCAGGCAACTGCCGTCTCCGGTCTCGCTTTCCGCCGCGCCGTTGCCGGGTCGGGCGGCCACCACTGATATTCTGCGACTGAAAATGGTTGCTGACCGCCACGCGTTTAGCCAGCTTGCGCAGGCCGCAGGGCAGGTGCAGCGTACCGATCTGGCGCTTGCGCTGGTGGCCCTGTGGCTGGGCCGCCTGACCGGGCGACTGGACTACGCCGCCGGGTTTATCTTTATGCGCCGCATGGGATCCGCAGCGCTTACCGCCACCGGGCCGGTGCTCAACGTGCTGCCGCTGGCGGTAAATATCGATCCGCAGGCGCGCTTGCCGGAGCTGGCGCTGCGCCTGGCGAACCAGTTAAAAAAAATGCGCCGTCATCAGCGCTACGACGCCGAGCAGATTGTCCGCGACGCCGGGCGTGCGGCGGGAGACGAGGCGCTATTTGGCCCGGTATTGAACGTCAAGGTGTTCGATTACCAGCTGAATATCGACGGCGTGGAGGCCACCACCCACACGCTGGCGACCGGCCCGGTTAACGACCTTGAACTGGCGCTGTTCCCGGACGAGCAAGGGGGGCTGAGCATTGAGATCCTCGCCAATAAACAGCGCTACGATGAGGCGACGCTTAAGCGCCACGTCGCACGCCTGAACGCGATGCTGGCCCAGTTTGCGGCCAATCCGGACCTGCGCTGCGGTGAGGTCGAGACCGTTTCGGAGCCAGAGTACGCACAGCTCGCGCGCATCAACGACACCGGGCATCACGTACCGGCAACCACGCTGGCAGCGCTGGTCGCGGAGCAGGCGAGCAACACGCCGGACGCCCCGGCGCTGGCGGATGCGCACATTGAACTGAGCTATCGCCAGATGCGCGAGCAGGTCGTCGCGCTGGCGAAACTGCTGCGTGAACGCGGCGTGAAGCCGGGCGACAGCGTGGCGGTTGCGCTGCCGCGCTCGGTGTTCCTGACCCTGGCGCTGCACGGCATCGTCGAAGCAGGCGCCGCATGGCTGCCGCTCGATACCGGCTACCCGGACGATCGCCTGCGGATGATGCTGGAGGACGCGAAGCCGTTGCTGCTGATTACCACCGACGAGCAGCTGGCGCGCTTTAGCGATCTGCCCATTGCCTCCTTTAGTTACAACACACTATTGCCGGGCACGGATGTTGAACCTCTGCGGCTGGCGACGCCGGAGCAGACCGCGTACATCATCTTTACCTCCGGTTCGACAGGCCGCCCGAAAGGGGTGATGGTGGGGCATACCGCCATCGTCAACCGCCTGATGTGGATGCAGGATCACTACCCGCTGACCGCGCGCGACGTGGTGGCGCAAAAAACGCCGTGCAGCTTTGACGTGTCGGTGTGGGAGTTCTGGTGGCCATTTATCGCCGGGGCGAAGCTGGTGATGGCCGAGCCGGACGCGCACCGCGATCCGCAGGCGATGCAGCGCTTTTTCGCGCGCTACGGCGTGACCACCACCCACTTTGTGCCGTCTATGCTGGCGGCGTTTGTCGCCTCGCTGACCCCGGAAACCGCTGGCTGCTGTAAAACGCTCGATAAGGTGTTCTGCAGCGGCGAAGCGCTGCCAGCCGGGCTGTGCCGTGAGTGGGAGCAGCTTACCCACGCGCCGCTGCATAACCTCTACGGCCCCACGGAAGCGGCGGTGGACGTGAGCTGGTATCCGGCGTTTGGCCCGGAACTGGCGGCGGTCGAGGGCAACAGCGTGCCGATTGGCTTCCCGGTCTGGAACACCGGGCTGCGTATTCTGGATGCGATGATGCGCCCGGTGCCGTTTGGCGTGGCGGGCGATCTCTATCTTACCGGCATCCAGCTGGCGCAGGGCTATCTTGGCCGCCCGGACCTCACCGCCAGCCGCTTTATTGCCGACCCGTTTGCCCCCGGCGAGCGGATGTACCGCACCGGCGACGTCGCCCGCTGGCTGGAGAACGGCGCGGTGGAATATTTGGGGCGCAGCGACGACCAGCTGAAAATTCGCGGGCAGCGTATTGAGCTGGGCGAAATCGACCGCGCGATGCTGTCGCTGCCGGACGTGGCGCAGGCCGTGGCGCACGCCTGCGTGATCAACCAGGCGGCGGCCACGGGCGGCGATGCCCGTCAGCTGGTGGGCTACGTCGTTTCTGAATCCGGCCTGCCGCTGGATCGCGATGCGCTGCTGGCAGCGTTGAAAGCGCAACTGCCGCCGCACATGGTGCCGGTGGTGCTGCTGCAAATCAGCGCGCTGCCGTTAAGCGCCAACGGCAAGCTGGATCGCAAGGCGCTGCCGCTGCCGGATCTGACCCGTACCGCCTCTGGCCGTGCACCCGAAACGGCAACCGAAATCGCCGTTGCCGAGGCGTTCTCTGCGCTGCTGGGCTGCGAGGTGAACGATATCGAGGCCGATTTCTTTGCCCTCGGCGGACACTCGCTGCTGGCAATGCGCCTGGCGGCACAGCTGAGCCGCACGTGTGAACGCAAGGTCACGCCGGGGCAGATCATGGTTGCCTCGACGGTCGGCAAGCTCAGCGAACTATTGGGATCGCAGATGAGCGACGAGCAGGCGCAGCGTCTGGGGTATGAAACCCTGCTGCCGCTGCGCGAAAGCGACGGCCCGACGCTGTTCTGCTTCCATCCGGCGTCCGGTTTTGCCTGGCAGTTCAGCGTGCTGGCGCGCTATCTCAGCCCGCGCTGGTCGATTATCGGCATTCAGTCCCCACGCCCGAACGGGCCGATGCAGCAGTGTGCGGATCTGGACGGCGTGATTGAACATCACCTGAAGACGTTGCGTAAGCAGCAGCCGCAAGGGCCGTACTACCTGTTTGGCTACTCGCTGGGTGGCACGCTGGCGCAGGGCATTGCCGCGCGCCTTTGCGAGCAAGGTGAAGCGGTGGCGTTCCTCGGCCTGCTCGATACCTGGCCGCCGGAAACCCAGAACTGGGCGGAGAAAGAGGCCAACGGTCTGGATCCGGACGTGCTGGCTGAAATCGAGCGCGAGCGCCAGGCGTTTATCGCCGCGCAGCAGGGGCAAGGCTCCAGCGAACTGTTTAACGCCATTGAAGGCAACTACGCCGATGCGGTGCGGCTGCTCACCACGGCGCACAGCTCGCGGTTTGATGGCAAAGCGACGCTGTTTGTCGCCGAGCGCACGCGAACGATGGATCCGCAGGTCGCCTGGGCACCGTGGGTGGGTGAGCTGGAGGTCTACAGCCAGGACTGCGCCCACGTGGATATCATTTCACCGCAGGCGTTTGAGGGGATAGGACCGGTGTTGAAGGGGATATTGGGGTAG
- a CDS encoding MbtH family protein, translating into MEFSNPFDNPQGQFAILRNDQAQYSLWPQQCDLPAGWHVVCEPQSQEACQHWLAEHWQTLMPSHFAKESV; encoded by the coding sequence ATGGAATTCAGCAATCCTTTCGATAATCCGCAGGGACAGTTCGCCATTTTGCGTAACGACCAGGCGCAGTACAGCCTGTGGCCGCAGCAGTGCGATCTGCCCGCAGGCTGGCACGTGGTCTGCGAGCCGCAGTCTCAGGAAGCGTGCCAGCACTGGCTGGCCGAACACTGGCAAACCCTTATGCCGTCTCATTTTGCGAAGGAGAGCGTATGA
- the fes gene encoding enterochelin esterase, translating into MTALTTGSEAWWQSKTGPEWVRDGEKYRVTFWWRDPAGTQATSATQRVWLYITGVTDHHQNARPQSLERLPDTDVWQWQGEFSREWRGSYCFIPSDNEHDFADAVFAGEQPDRMALREGWRKLLPHAVSDPLNPQSWRGGRGHAVSALEMPEAPLQPGWNHPETPYTQPVCIEWNSAQLGNRRRVWIFTTGDASPERPLAVLLDGQFWAESMPVWPALTALTAARQLPPAVYVLIDVIDTAHRSRELPCNPAFWLAVQEELLPQVKAMTPFSDRAERTLVAGQSFGGLSSLYAGLNWPQRFGCVLSQSGSFWWPHRGAQQDGLLIEQLKAGEKTAHGLRIVLEAGRNEPLIFRANQAIYAELQHTQQPVIWRQVDGGHDALCWRGGLTQGLMTLWQPLIH; encoded by the coding sequence GTGACGGCGTTAACAACGGGAAGTGAAGCCTGGTGGCAGTCGAAAACCGGGCCGGAGTGGGTTCGCGACGGGGAGAAGTATCGCGTCACGTTCTGGTGGCGCGATCCGGCGGGCACGCAGGCCACATCGGCGACGCAGCGCGTCTGGCTTTATATCACTGGCGTCACCGATCACCATCAAAATGCTCGTCCGCAGTCTCTCGAACGCCTTCCCGATACCGATGTCTGGCAGTGGCAGGGTGAGTTCAGCCGCGAATGGCGCGGCAGCTACTGTTTTATCCCTTCTGATAACGAACACGATTTTGCCGATGCGGTGTTTGCAGGCGAACAGCCGGACCGCATGGCGCTGCGTGAAGGCTGGCGCAAGCTCCTCCCGCACGCGGTATCCGACCCGCTGAACCCGCAGAGCTGGCGCGGCGGGCGCGGTCACGCCGTCTCGGCGCTCGAAATGCCCGAGGCCCCGCTACAGCCGGGCTGGAACCATCCTGAAACGCCTTATACCCAGCCTGTATGTATCGAATGGAACAGCGCGCAGCTGGGCAACCGCCGCCGCGTCTGGATTTTTACCACCGGTGACGCCAGCCCCGAACGCCCGCTGGCGGTGCTGCTCGACGGCCAGTTCTGGGCCGAAAGTATGCCCGTATGGCCTGCGCTGACGGCGCTTACCGCGGCACGCCAGCTGCCGCCTGCGGTTTACGTGCTGATCGACGTCATCGATACCGCGCACCGCAGCCGCGAACTGCCCTGCAACCCTGCGTTCTGGCTGGCCGTGCAGGAAGAGCTTCTCCCGCAGGTGAAAGCCATGACACCCTTTAGCGACCGAGCCGAGCGTACCCTGGTGGCGGGGCAGAGCTTCGGCGGGCTTTCCTCCCTTTATGCGGGCCTGAACTGGCCGCAGCGGTTTGGCTGCGTGCTCAGCCAGTCCGGCTCCTTCTGGTGGCCGCACCGTGGCGCGCAGCAGGACGGGCTGCTTATCGAACAACTCAAAGCGGGTGAAAAAACCGCACACGGGCTGCGCATTGTCCTTGAGGCCGGGCGCAACGAGCCGCTTATCTTCCGCGCAAACCAGGCGATTTACGCCGAACTACAACACACACAGCAACCGGTTATCTGGCGTCAGGTTGACGGCGGACACGATGCGCTTTGCTGGCGCGGTGGGCTGACGCAGGGGCTCATGACCCTCTGGCAGCCGCTTATTCACTAA
- a CDS encoding TonB-dependent siderophore receptor — MNKKIHSLALLVNLGIYGVAMPALADDTAASAQHEDTMVITAAEQNLQAPGVSTITADEIRKNPPARDVAEIIRTMPGVNLTGNSTSGQRGNNRQIDIRGMGPENTLILIDGKPVTSRNSIRLGWRGERDTRGDTGWVPPEMIERIEVIRGPAAARYGNGAAGGVVNIITKKFDDQWHGSWNTYLNAPEHKDEGSTKRTNFSLSGPLGGDFSFRMFGNLDKTQADAWDINQGHQSDRTGAYADTLPAGREGVENKDINGVVRWDFAPMQSLEFEAGYSRQNNLYAGDTQNTNNDNSSSGLVKKNYGKETNRIYRQNFAVTWNGGWDNGITTSNWAQYEHTRNSRLGEGLAGGLEGLFNSNKFTDTDLADVMLHSEINLPIDFLVNQNLTLGTEWNQQRMKDSTSNTQAQQGGTIPGMSDDRSPYSSAEIFSLFAENNMELTDSTMLTPALRFDHHTIVGNNWSPSLNLSQGLGDDFTLKMGIARAYKAPSLYQTNPNYLLYSKGQGCYASSDGVGCYMMGNDDLKAETSINKEIGLEWKHDGWLAGVTWFRNDYRDKIEAGYAPIGQTSTSKVTTDIYQWENVPKAVVEGLEGSLNVPVSDTINWTNNITYMLQSKNKETGDRLSIIPEYTLNSTLSWQVRQDVSLQSTFTWYGKQQPKKYNYKGQPVTGSEKDEVSPYSIVGLSATWDVTKNVSLTGGVDNVFDKRQWRAGNAQTTGNATTGAYMYGAGAYTYNEPGRTWYMSVNTHF; from the coding sequence ATGAATAAGAAGATTCACTCCCTGGCCTTGCTGGTCAACTTAGGGATTTACGGCGTCGCGATGCCTGCGCTGGCTGACGACACCGCCGCCAGCGCGCAGCACGAAGACACGATGGTGATCACCGCCGCAGAGCAGAACCTGCAGGCACCCGGCGTATCAACCATCACGGCTGATGAAATCCGTAAAAACCCGCCCGCTCGCGACGTCGCCGAAATCATCCGCACCATGCCGGGCGTCAACCTGACCGGTAACTCCACCAGCGGCCAGCGCGGCAACAACCGTCAGATCGACATTCGCGGCATGGGGCCGGAAAACACCCTGATCCTGATCGACGGCAAGCCCGTTACCAGCCGCAACTCGATCCGACTCGGCTGGCGCGGTGAGCGCGATACCCGCGGTGACACCGGCTGGGTGCCGCCAGAGATGATCGAACGTATCGAAGTGATCCGCGGCCCGGCTGCAGCCCGCTACGGTAACGGTGCGGCAGGCGGCGTGGTGAACATCATCACCAAAAAATTCGATGACCAGTGGCATGGCTCCTGGAACACCTACCTGAACGCCCCGGAACACAAGGACGAAGGGTCTACCAAGCGCACCAACTTCAGCCTGAGCGGCCCACTGGGCGGCGACTTCAGCTTCCGCATGTTTGGTAACCTCGATAAAACCCAGGCCGATGCATGGGACATTAACCAGGGCCATCAGTCCGACCGTACCGGTGCCTACGCCGACACGCTGCCGGCAGGCCGTGAAGGGGTCGAGAACAAAGACATCAACGGCGTGGTGCGCTGGGACTTTGCGCCTATGCAGTCCCTGGAGTTTGAGGCGGGCTACAGCCGCCAGAACAACCTTTACGCCGGCGACACCCAGAACACCAACAACGACAACAGCTCAAGCGGCCTGGTGAAGAAAAACTACGGTAAAGAGACTAACCGTATTTATCGCCAGAACTTCGCGGTGACCTGGAACGGCGGCTGGGATAACGGCATTACCACCAGCAACTGGGCGCAGTACGAGCACACCCGCAACTCGCGTCTGGGTGAAGGCCTGGCGGGCGGCCTTGAAGGTCTGTTCAACAGCAATAAATTCACCGACACCGACCTGGCCGACGTGATGCTGCACAGTGAGATCAACCTGCCAATTGATTTCCTCGTCAACCAGAACCTGACGCTCGGCACCGAGTGGAACCAGCAGCGTATGAAGGACTCGACCTCTAATACGCAGGCCCAGCAGGGCGGCACCATTCCCGGCATGAGCGACGATCGCAGCCCGTACTCCTCGGCGGAGATCTTCTCGCTGTTTGCCGAGAACAACATGGAGCTGACCGACAGCACCATGCTGACCCCGGCGCTGCGCTTCGACCATCACACCATCGTTGGCAACAACTGGAGCCCGTCCCTGAACCTGTCGCAAGGTCTGGGCGACGACTTCACCCTGAAGATGGGTATCGCGCGCGCCTATAAAGCCCCGAGCCTGTATCAGACCAACCCGAACTACCTGCTGTACAGTAAAGGCCAGGGCTGCTACGCAAGTTCCGACGGCGTGGGCTGCTACATGATGGGTAACGACGATCTGAAAGCCGAGACCAGCATCAACAAAGAGATTGGCCTTGAGTGGAAACACGACGGCTGGCTGGCCGGTGTGACCTGGTTCCGCAACGACTACCGCGACAAGATTGAAGCGGGCTATGCACCAATCGGCCAGACATCCACCAGCAAAGTGACCACCGATATCTATCAGTGGGAAAACGTGCCGAAAGCGGTGGTAGAAGGTCTTGAAGGCTCCCTGAACGTGCCGGTCAGCGACACGATCAACTGGACCAACAACATTACCTACATGCTGCAGAGTAAGAACAAAGAGACCGGCGACCGTCTGTCGATTATCCCGGAGTACACGCTGAACTCTACGCTGAGCTGGCAGGTGCGTCAGGACGTCTCCCTGCAGTCGACCTTCACCTGGTACGGCAAGCAGCAGCCGAAGAAGTACAATTATAAAGGCCAGCCGGTTACCGGGTCTGAGAAAGACGAAGTCAGCCCGTACAGCATTGTTGGCCTGAGCGCGACCTGGGACGTGACCAAAAACGTCAGCCTGACCGGCGGCGTGGATAACGTGTTCGACAAGCGCCAGTGGCGCGCGGGGAATGCCCAGACTACCGGCAACGCCACTACCGGGGCGTATATGTACGGGGCGGGTGCCTATACGTATAATGAACCAGGCCGAACCTGGTACATGAGCGTGAATACGCACTTCTAA
- the entD gene encoding enterobactin synthase subunit EntD: protein MRTTHSTFRLAGHAVHQIIFNPATVTDADLLWLPHHNTLAHAAPKRKAEHLAGRLAAAHALRDYGIISIPAIGSSGEPLWPVGVTGSISHTATRALAIVTQSGLTGIDGEIILADDEAEEIKDGIVSPAEDALLRHTALPFAQALTLAFSAKESLFKALFSQVHAMMGFESARVTALDKTSLTLALTRPLAGFAQDDAFMLYWLRDGNTLITLLPPVPAASR from the coding sequence ATGCGCACCACCCACTCCACATTTCGTCTTGCCGGACACGCGGTCCATCAAATCATCTTCAACCCTGCAACCGTCACCGACGCCGATCTTCTCTGGCTCCCCCATCACAATACGCTGGCTCACGCCGCGCCCAAACGGAAAGCCGAACACCTGGCCGGCCGCCTCGCCGCCGCCCATGCCCTGCGGGACTACGGCATCATATCCATACCGGCTATCGGCAGCAGCGGGGAGCCGCTGTGGCCTGTCGGCGTGACGGGCAGCATCAGCCATACGGCCACGCGGGCGCTGGCCATTGTCACGCAAAGCGGGCTTACGGGTATCGACGGGGAAATCATCCTCGCGGATGACGAAGCGGAAGAGATCAAAGACGGGATAGTGAGTCCCGCCGAGGACGCGTTGCTGCGCCACACCGCCCTGCCGTTTGCGCAGGCGCTGACGCTGGCGTTTAGCGCCAAAGAGAGCCTCTTTAAGGCGCTGTTTTCACAGGTTCACGCGATGATGGGCTTTGAGAGCGCCCGCGTCACGGCGCTCGACAAGACGAGCCTGACGCTGGCGCTGACCCGCCCGCTGGCGGGGTTTGCGCAGGATGATGCCTTCATGCTGTACTGGCTGCGCGACGGCAACACGCTGATCACACTGCTCCCGCCCGTTCCCGCCGCTTCGCGCTAA
- a CDS encoding metal ABC transporter permease: protein MMTLLLEPFQFAFMNNALLISLMVAVPCALLSVFLVLKGWALMGDAMSHAVFPGVVLAWMAGMPLAVGAFVAGLFCAVATGYLKDNSRIKQDTVMGIVFSGMFAAGLILYIAVKPEVHLDHILFGDMLGINGADMLQSGIVAALIALVIGVKWREFLLFCFDYQQAQASGLRTRWLHYGLLCMVSLTIVATLKAVGIILSISLLIAPGAIAVLLTRRFHVALLVAVAVSGLVSVSGVYLSFFLDSAPAPTIVVLFALVFIVTFAATSVSAKRRERAGAV from the coding sequence ATGATGACCCTGTTATTAGAACCCTTCCAGTTTGCGTTCATGAACAACGCATTGCTGATTTCGCTGATGGTCGCCGTTCCCTGCGCGCTGCTATCGGTGTTCCTGGTGCTGAAGGGCTGGGCGCTGATGGGAGATGCCATGAGCCACGCGGTCTTCCCCGGAGTGGTGCTGGCGTGGATGGCCGGTATGCCGCTGGCGGTCGGGGCTTTTGTCGCCGGGTTGTTCTGCGCGGTAGCAACGGGTTATCTCAAGGACAACAGCCGCATCAAGCAGGACACCGTGATGGGCATCGTCTTTTCCGGTATGTTCGCCGCCGGGCTGATTTTGTACATAGCCGTGAAGCCGGAAGTGCACCTCGACCATATTCTGTTTGGCGATATGCTGGGCATTAACGGGGCGGACATGCTGCAAAGCGGCATCGTCGCCGCGCTCATCGCGCTGGTTATCGGCGTGAAGTGGCGGGAGTTTCTGCTGTTTTGCTTTGATTATCAGCAGGCGCAGGCCAGCGGATTACGCACGCGCTGGCTGCACTACGGCTTGCTGTGCATGGTCTCGCTGACCATTGTCGCCACGCTGAAAGCGGTGGGGATCATCCTGTCGATTTCACTGCTGATTGCCCCGGGGGCGATTGCGGTGCTGCTCACCCGACGCTTCCACGTCGCACTGCTGGTGGCGGTGGCGGTCTCCGGGCTGGTGTCGGTCAGCGGGGTATATCTCTCGTTCTTTCTCGACAGCGCGCCCGCGCCGACCATCGTGGTGCTGTTCGCGCTGGTGTTTATTGTCACCTTTGCGGCAACCAGCGTTAGCGCGAAGCGGCGGGAACGGGCGGGAGCAGTGTGA
- the sitC gene encoding iron/manganese ABC transporter permease subunit SitC: MNALLEPFGYEYMLNAMWVSAMVGGLCAFLSCYLMLKGWSLIGDALSHSIVPGVAGAYMLGLPFSLGAFLSGGLAAGSMLFLNQRSRLKEDAIIGLIFSSFFGLGLFMVSLNPTSVNIQTIVLGNILAIAPEDILQLSIIGVVSMLVLLFKWKDLMVTFFDENHARAIGLRPERLKILFFTLLAVSTVAALQTVGAFLVICLVVTPGATAWLLTDRFPRLLMIAVAIGSITSFLGAWASYYLDGATGGIIVVAQTLLFLLAFVFAPKHGVLANRRRARAALEVQP, from the coding sequence ATGAACGCGCTGCTGGAACCGTTTGGCTATGAGTACATGCTCAACGCGATGTGGGTCTCGGCGATGGTGGGCGGGCTGTGCGCGTTTCTCTCGTGCTACCTGATGCTCAAAGGCTGGTCGCTGATCGGTGATGCGCTGTCGCACTCGATTGTGCCGGGCGTTGCGGGAGCGTATATGCTCGGGCTGCCGTTTTCGCTCGGGGCATTTTTATCCGGCGGGCTGGCGGCGGGCAGTATGCTGTTTCTTAACCAGCGCAGCCGCCTGAAGGAGGATGCGATAATCGGCCTGATCTTCTCTTCCTTCTTCGGGCTGGGGCTGTTTATGGTGTCTCTGAACCCCACCTCCGTGAACATCCAGACTATCGTGCTGGGCAATATCCTCGCCATCGCGCCGGAAGATATCCTCCAGCTGTCGATCATCGGCGTGGTATCGATGCTGGTCCTGCTGTTCAAATGGAAGGATCTGATGGTCACCTTTTTCGATGAGAACCACGCGCGGGCGATCGGCCTGCGTCCGGAACGGCTGAAGATTTTGTTCTTCACGCTGCTGGCGGTCTCGACGGTGGCGGCGCTGCAAACCGTCGGCGCATTCCTGGTTATCTGCCTGGTGGTGACCCCCGGCGCGACGGCGTGGCTGCTCACGGACCGTTTCCCGCGGCTGCTGATGATTGCGGTTGCCATCGGGAGTATCACCAGCTTCCTCGGCGCGTGGGCGAGCTATTATCTCGACGGCGCGACCGGCGGCATTATCGTGGTGGCGCAGACCCTGCTGTTTCTGCTGGCGTTTGTCTTCGCGCCGAAGCACGGCGTACTGGCTAACCGCCGACGGGCGCGTGCGGCGCTGGAGGTACAGCCATGA
- the sitB gene encoding iron/manganese ABC transporter ATP-binding protein SitB — MHEGIVVKDVTVTYRNGHTALREASFSVPGGSIAALVGVNGSGKSTLFKAVMGFVRATGTISILGMTPSLALRKNLVAYVPQSEEVDWSFPVLVEDVVMMGRYGHMGFMRRPKENDRRIVAQALERVDMLDLRHRQIGELSGGQKKRIFLARAIAQQGEVILLDEPFTGVDVKTEAKIIGLLRELRDEGKTLLVSTHNLGSVTEFCDYTVMVKGTVLASGPTETTFTAENLERAFSGVLRHVVLSGSEERIITDDERPFVTHRREGA, encoded by the coding sequence ATGCACGAGGGGATTGTCGTAAAGGACGTCACCGTCACCTACCGCAACGGCCATACTGCGCTGCGCGAAGCGTCGTTCAGCGTACCGGGCGGGTCGATTGCCGCCCTGGTCGGGGTGAACGGGTCCGGTAAATCGACGCTGTTTAAGGCGGTGATGGGCTTTGTGCGCGCCACGGGTACGATTTCCATTCTCGGGATGACGCCCTCGCTGGCGCTGCGCAAGAATCTGGTGGCCTATGTTCCGCAATCCGAGGAGGTCGACTGGTCATTTCCGGTGCTGGTTGAGGACGTGGTGATGATGGGGCGCTACGGCCACATGGGGTTTATGCGCCGTCCCAAAGAGAACGACCGGCGCATCGTGGCGCAGGCGCTGGAGCGTGTCGATATGCTCGATCTGCGCCACCGGCAGATTGGTGAGCTGTCCGGCGGGCAGAAGAAACGTATCTTCCTGGCGCGCGCCATCGCCCAGCAGGGGGAGGTGATCCTGCTCGACGAGCCGTTTACCGGCGTGGACGTCAAAACCGAGGCTAAAATCATCGGCCTGCTCCGCGAGCTTCGCGACGAGGGCAAAACCCTGCTGGTGTCGACCCACAACCTGGGGTCCGTGACCGAATTCTGCGATTACACGGTGATGGTCAAAGGCACCGTGCTGGCGAGCGGCCCGACGGAAACCACCTTCACCGCAGAGAACCTTGAGCGCGCGTTTAGCGGCGTGCTGCGCCACGTGGTATTGAGCGGCTCGGAGGAGCGCATCATCACCGATGACGAGCGGCCCTTTGTCACGCACCGCCGGGAGGGAGCATGA